tctatataaaaccattctgaaggccactcttcggacgccttctttggggttccggatagatatccggtctcggcgatgcaccatagttcggctccgcccacttgatatatcgacccctcctgagaacggggcacaaggcagaacagcttcttccacagcgcgaaatgagcctcgacgcccaaaaacagctcgcaaagggctacgaagcccgcaatatgcaatatggaggcaggcgtaaggctgtgcaactggaggccgtagaactccaggagcccccgaagaaacggatgaattggaaatccgagccctcttatcaaataagggacaaggcatacccgctctcctttggagggattggggacactctccgtttgctctccaccattataggtggcgagcccggctcgaaccgggaccatgtaggctggggggagtaaccccttggcttggagcgccactagctcgttgtgcgggacggaacatctctcccaatctccaggacgAGGGCTGGGgggcgagaagaggagctgcgtcgactggccatgatggactGGATCTcagtcgaatgcgctccgatgaatgctcgcggagggaagatggtgtgatttggatctaaacccccgtctcttttatgggcggctcacttacgcagctagggggtaaattaAAAAactccctagcttttcgcattcgtttgacacgtggaagatgaccattattgggcacaaaagccaaggagcgcaacatacaccagaagccggacactattcgacaggtatatggaatttggagaagaacccgccttccaatgccgaagacaaattcgcgcgctggactcatcgtcattgaagcctggttcgggggctactgagggagtcccggattagggggtgtccggatagccggactatgacctttggccggactcctggactatgaagatataagattgaagacttcgtcccgtgtccggatgggactttccttggtgtggaaggcaagcttggcgatacgaatatgtagatctcctcccattgtaaccgattctgtgtaaccctagccctctccggtgtctaagggttttagtccgtaggacgaacaacaatcataccataggctagcttctagggtttagtctctctgatctcgtggtagatctactcttgtattacccatatcatcaatattaatcaagcaggagtagggttttacctccgtcgagagggcccgaacctgggtaaaaacatcgtctcccttgtctcctgttaccatccgcctagacgcacagttcgggaccccctacccgagatccgacggttttgacaccgacagtaatttTCACCCGTTCAAATAGAAACCATGTCGGCCTTGATGATTTACGATCGTATACGACAATTTTGCAGCAGAGTCGAACTCAATCCGGTTGATCTGGCGACCGCGACAGCGCACAGACGCAgcgaccccacggtgggcgcgaaaTATGGTGGATTTTTCACGACATATGTCCTAATGTGAGGActtgtcatgaggccaacgcaactAGGTAATAGCCTGAAtagggttgatcggaatcgagagacgcgaggcGGGTTAACACACAAGACAagaatttagacagctttgggccccgggaaacgtcatccggtaataaccctacatgctatttgtggctaggtcttattatgctcatgagggagtcgccgcataaaccagctctcctctagttgtgtctagccctagagattattcagCCTGtccccttggggtgccctgcccctccttatataagttgaaggggcgggttacatgactagcctagtaggattaggattactctattacaaatgTAGTCCTAGTCTTGTTTCCTTTGTAATGGAatattccttacgctttcctcttaagccggcccaccataacatgagccggccttctgggccttgggccttgtcgtccgtctgacccgcccgtcgggtcaccaatgagttGCAATGTTCGGGCGGGTTGCCCGTAAACCGCCAGGTCCAGGTGAgtcgccagtgagtcgccaagctccagccaggtcatacatccggcgagttacaccgcggggtatatccccgacatatactaaagtttagtttgagtttttgctttctttactttcgtgtggcaataaaaagaaaggaaataaataaaaggaaaggaaaTTTTAACATATAGGCGAAGTATCCAGTGAAAATAGGTACTCAGTGAAAATCTGAAAATTCACACATGGTCCATCGGATATATAATGAACGGCACCGATCAAAGGTGGGATCTCTAACTATCCACTTAAACACAATTAGCGATAACCCCTGTTCTCTCGGTGATTAACCAATATCATGTGGGGGATTGCCTTGCCCAACTCCAATCTAACTCTTCCCTGGCCGATCCATAGGGCTGCTTCCGCGGGGAACGCCACGGCGATTTCGAGCCTTCCTGCAGCCGCAAGGCCCGAGGCGGGGCGGACAGAACCGGCGGCGAAACGGGCACGCAGCGCATCAGAGCTCTCATCGGCAGGCAGGGCTCCCAAGGACTTGAGGCGAGGACGCCGCCCCGGCGGAAGGCAAGGTTATCCGCGACGTCCGCCCCGGCAGCTTCGCCGACGACGCACACCGTGTAGCGGAGGAGTGGGACTGCATAGGTGACACGCACGCGACAGACCAGCCGCAGTGGTGAAACTGAGCGGCCTGGTGTTTCCAGTGCATCCGAGATGCTGCGCCACGATGACAGTGGTCGGCGGGTGTGACCTGCAGGGTAGCCGCGTCCATCACAGTAGCGTCCAAATGCGTCGACCTCGACCGGCGACACGCGGACGCGGGCTGCCCCATGCTATGCTTTTCTCTGAAAATTTGTAGCTCAACTATATAGTTCTCTGAAGAAACGTCCGCACAACCTCTGTTATTTCAGAAAATGTACCTAAACATGCTGAAGCTTTTGCATTGAAATTTGCTATATTGTTAGTGTTGGAGTTGTGCAACTCTCCTGTGGTGATTGTTCGGTGGCATCTCGTTGGAAATTGTGTCATGAACTCAAGAGATATCAAAGTGATGTGTAGTCGCTTGCCTAACTGAATGTTCCAGCTCGCTGGAACCAAATTTTACTGTAACACAGTGTACGAGTTAGCTGCGACAATCACAGTAGCATCCAGATGCGTCAACCTCGAACGGCAACACGCGGACGCATGCTGCCCCATGCTACGCTTTTCTCTGAAAAATTGTAGCCAACTATACAGTTCTCAGAAGAAACGTCCGCACAACCTCTCTTATTTCAGAAAATGTACCTGAACATGCTAGCTCGATCATAAGAGTTGTGCAATGTTTGGCTGGGGCTTGTCCCTCTGTTTGTTTCTAAACTTGCTTGTAAAGACTGTAATTTGGGCCCATGTACATGTGTCTAGCTACAAAAAGATTAAGATTGATTGGGTGGTGGGCTCGTTGCAAAAATCTCTGTGTAGGAGGCAAAAGAATATGAATACAGAACTTCAGAATTCTTGCACAGTTTCAGCTTGATAAAATGTTGGCATGAAGCCCATAAACTAACATCTTTGTAGAGTTTTGCACGGTTCAACTTGATAAAATATTGGCACAATGTCAATTGACAAATCACGCAACACATGAACTTTATCAATGTAGTTCACCAAAACAAGCAACTAGCAATGTTTCTCTACAGATAAAGAAAATTCAGTAGCAGGTAACAAAAGGAGTTCTGAAAGAACGACATTGAAGCTCTCAACGGAGGCCCTTTCACGACCGACGGCGTTGAGTACTCTGAAGATTGAGATGCAACCGACGAAGGGTGAGCAGCCAATGGAGACCTGTCACGACAGACGGAGGAAAGGTGATGGCTTCAGTCGCCACCGGCCGAGGATGAGTTGTAGCCGATTTAGGGCCCGTCGCTGCCGTCGGAGGGAAGGACATAACTCGAGTCGCCACCGGCGGAGGATGAGCCGCAGCGGACAGAGGGCCTGTTGCTGCCATCGGAGGGGCCGTCGTTGCCGTCGAAAGGCAAGGGCTCACGGCCGCCGAAACGTGATTCACGTTAAGATTGAAACGTAAACCACCTTGATGGTGAACAAGCCAGGGGGTTCTCTGCTAACTGTGTTTAAGTGGATCATTAGAGATCCCACCTTTGATCAGTGCCGTTCGTTATATATCTGATGGACCACGTGAGAATTTTTAGATTTTCACTGAGGACCTATTTTCACTTGATACTTCGCCTAACATATAAAGAGGCTAGCCAACTTGCCTCCACAAAGCTCCCTCGATTGGGCCTTCGTCGGCCATCGGATCTGACTTTCTAGCATGTCTGGACCGTCAGATCTTCACCTTGCGGACAAACCCGATTTTCACCTCGCAGTTGTTTTAGTTGTCCAATGACGAGTGGGCTCACGTCGGGCGCTCGTTGGCTGGGTTGGCTGTTTCCGGGTGCACCAGGTTTTGCCCAATGAGCTCGGCGCGCTCTGCACCCAATCGCCTGCTTCTCGCCCCACGCCCACCCCACCCGCCAAACAAACCCTAGCGCCCTTTCTCCTTCCCCTCCATCCCGACGAGCCGCCACACCCCTCCCTCCCTCATCCTCTCCTCACCTGCAGCCGCCGGCCTTGTCTCTCCACTCGCCTCCTCTCCTCTACCACGTCGTCATCGATCCACCGCCGGCCTTCTCCTCTGCTTACCTCCTCCTGTTCTCTTCCATGTCGCCGTCGATCCAGATCGGCCGTATCGTCATGGGGGAGCAGCGCCGGCAGGGTCTTCGCGGTGCGGATGGGGGGTAGATGTGAcaacaaggggaaggaggaggccggTGAGGAAGGCAAGCAATAGCGGGTGGGGCTAAGGGGCAGGGTGAGGCCTCGCGCACCTGCTGGCGGCCGACGGATTGACTTGTCGCGCCACCACGTCGTCGCCTCCTCTGCGCCATGAGGTGCCACCTCTGCCTCCACCCCCCACCGGGAAAGGAGCTCGAGGTGAACAGGCAGTGTGGGAAGGCGAGAGGAAGCATGAGCTCATCTCTCCTCCAATGGATGTCTCGTGCATCTGGAGTACAAGGAGAACAACACGTGCCTGTTGGAGGTGGCTCGAGCGATGCAGGCCAGTGGCGAACTAGGTGCTCCACTCTTTCTCTCCCTCACTTCCTCACTCATATTTTACTTTGCTCATATTTGTATTTTTAAACTTGAGGTGTGCAGATCTGACATAGAAGACCACATTCCTCAGGGATCCCAAAATATATTAGACAATATGGTAGTCCAATGCTGTTTTGAAGTATATATTGGCACTATGCTGAAAAAGGACATGACAGGTGAAGTTTTATTATCTATCCTGGTAGATAATCCAAAGAAGATATGTTTTACTCACCAATTTATATGCCTAACTATGCTGCTATTGTTACTATTTTCTTAATGGATGCTCCTAAAATTGTTTCGGTGCTCTTCTACCAAGATTGACAAAATGAGTGTTCTGCTAAAGTAAAAGTCATAAGACTGAAATAACATGGGTCAGCCTTTGTATGTCTGCCAGTGCTACAAATTATTTGAATGAAAGATCTAAAAATACACACCACATCGTATGTCCACAGTTGTGATGATGATAGGTGCAGAGTTTTGGCCTGTTCATTACATTAATTTGAAAGCTTGTGTTCTTTTCAGCTTACATTATGTAGCATCTCTACTGTAGGTTTGTAAGTAGCTTTCTCCTTTATCTGATGGAAATCATAATTGTTTTATAGGAAGTGAAGACGGCCAGTCATCGCGCCATATTCCCGTGAGCTCCATTCATATTACTATATGCTTAAAACGTCGTGCTCTCCTTATCTACATCATGTGGTAGTAGTATTTACTTGCCATTCATGCATCTTGTTCCATCATGTCAGTCACGTCTTATATATCGTGCTTAACTGATTTGCTCGGTTCCTCTGCTATGCTTTTCTGTCGTGTTTCTCGAACATTCTTGGTTACTATAGATTATCATGCCATCTTGCTGCAATGCATTCAAACCTGCAAATATCTTTGTAAATAGAATTATGTGCCCAGACATTTGATTGTGCTTACATGTTTCCAAATGGGGCCTCTCTTCGTACATAATTGAACATGGGGTTGAACCCATGGTCACATCATATTGTGAGACATGTCTGAAACGTCTAAGCTGGGAAATCAGGTCGATTTATCTGACTACTGAAAATGAGCATCCGAATATCTACAGAACTTATCCACTTCTAAATATCAATTTAAAAAATCCACCATGTACCATGATCAATTGAATAGTCTTGCTTAAGTTTATGTTACCTCTGTATGCTAAATGAATGTTCACTTGTGTTCAAATTTCAAGGAAGTGTGCTTCACGCTTCTGTTTCTGCAATATGATTTAGAGTATATGATTTCATTTTCCTACTTTCCCAGTTATAAATTTATTGGCATCAAAGTAGAGCTTCAGGTTTATGGTTCAGTATATCATTGCAAAGTAGTTTATGGCTCAGTATATCACTACAGGTTTCTTACACCATCAAATTTCAATGTTTTTGTATTTTTGTCAATTGAAGCATGTTCTTCGACTAAAAAATAGCAGAGATTTCTTTTCTTATCAATTCTAATCCCTTTTTGATACATTGCAGGTTTGCTATCAAACTCTCGAAAAGGCAAAACAACTTTACTCTGTTTTTTGGAGAACCTTCCTATAGAGTAACTCGACAGAAACAAATATGCGATCAAGGATATATTCGACAGATTTTCACGCAAAACATGGAGAATATTTTTTTGCAGGTTCGTTGCTTGCTTTATTGTTTTCTTACTTTTCGTTCTTCAAGACAATATCTTCCTAGCATTACTCTATAAATTTAAATCCATCTTTTTGTTCTTTGGATTATCATGGCGTACTCGTCCTGTCTAATCCAAGAAAGGGCCTTCATGTTTGCAGATAGTTTGGTGCTCTCAtggttattttgtagtgattttcctcCTGTTCATTACTTGGTAACCATCTACTGCAGCTCAGCTATTGTCCAGTTGCTGACCTTATGATGAGTGATTGATGGTGCATGTTTTCCTATTAGTTTCTTTCTATGCCAATGTCTGAATTTTATCTTGCCGTTTTGCATTTCTCCAGGCCTTTCATTCTCACTGTGATTTCCCGAGTTGCGCTATTAGTAGGCATCCATTTTCTAATAAAAATTTGGCAGTCAACTTGAACGAGTCATTTATCTAGCTACAGCAACCTTCCTTGCTTTTGTAGTCAACTTGAACTAGTCTATACCTGCCAAATATTTACACTTTAGTATAGCCACAAAGTCAGATGATCGTCCCATGTTGGTTAGCCGTGATAAATCAAATTTCTAGAGTAGCAGATGATTTGTGTCAGGTTTCTTTTAGAGATTGAAATATGTCTTGACTCTAAAATAAGTAGTACATCGTCCAGTTCTGCATAGGTGAAAGCATAATATCTAAAACTGGACGGCCTTCTAAAGCTTTGAAACTACTATTTGTTGTGTAATCTGTATCCCCTTTTCATACTCTATATATGATTTCTACatactaggaaaaaatgcgtgAGAACGATGGCATAGAGGATGCGAATTGCACTCAAATATAtgcaggtttcttgccaaactaacTGCCACTATTTTATTTCAGGTGCTTCTTCTGTAACTTGGTGTATTTTGCTGGCTCTTCTCATTTCCTGGCGAACTTTTTAGTCTGTACAGTCGAATCGTTGGAAGTTGTTTTCTATTATCTATAGAGGTTTTATCCAAACTATTAGCTGCCTGACTTGCTTTTTTGAAATACACCGTCCTGATAGACCAAGTGGACCCACAAATTTCCATGGGAttttagaaaaatatatgtgaatttGCATACATTTTATAAATTTCTATCTTTTCTTATCCATGCTTCCGCATAGATATATAGCAGGCTTAACAAAAATGAATGTCTGATTGTGTTCAAATTTCAAGGAAGTGTGCTTCATGCTTCTCTTTCTGCAATATGTTTCAGAGTATATGACTTAATTTTCCTACTTTCCCAGTTACAATAATGTACTTCATTCTTAGCTTTGCTTTGGGAAAAATAGGTATGCAGGTTATCGAAAGCTCCATTTTTCTCCATTATATAGATCATATAGCTTTGTGATCGAAGTAAACCTGAGAATGGTTTGGATTGGAACCGCAGTTTCAATTTGGTTTCTCTATCGGACGGTCTTTGGATGGGTTTAAATGGGCTGAGCCTCTAATATAATCTGGTTTGGTTTGGGCTTTAGGTATAATGGATTAATCTGGTTCAATTTGGACACGTATAAATCGGTCTCAAACAGTTTCAACTCGGAGATAGAGACCGGTCTGTCGACCAAAACTGTACGAGACGAACGCCTCCAGCCTCGACGGTCATTGCCATGCCATGCGGGGGCCGCCGGGCCGTCGGCCGTCGCCGCCACCGGCTGGAGCTCCGACTGCCAGCTTATCTTTCCTCCAGTTTTCTGACCCTTGAAGCTGCCTGATTTAATTTTCCTCTAACGTCCCAAGGCTCTagtcgtcgccgccgccatcgaGCTCGAGTCTGTCTCCGTCGCCGAGTCGCCGCCGTTGGTTTCGACTTTAGAGTCATCTCCATCGCTGCGGGTTTCCGTCTCCTCGTCGAGGTCCAGAGCTCCGCCTACAGGTCCTACCTCCCCGGTGTTTCCTTCACCGCTTCCTGTAGAAAGATTGCTAGATGGCTAGATGCAATTCAGGCACCTGCGTATATGGACTTGTCCACGGTTTCAATATATGGATTCAGTCCAAAAATGGCACCGGTTTTGGATTGGGTTGGGTAAGAAACAACTACAGATTGGTTTGGTTTGGATTCAATAAGAATTTTGTTGGATCGGGTTGGTTTGGATGCTGCCTGTGTAGTCACCTGGTTTGGGCTGGCTTTAGTCTGGATGATAAACTATTCACAGGCTTAGATCGAAGGTAGGTTGTCACATATGGGATGTTGCTTGTGAAAGTTATATACAACCATGAGTCCCTGACAGAATAATCGCAGCTCATGTTACTAGGATCAAGGAACCTCGGCCATTTTTCTGAAACATGTCGCAGCTCATGGTCCTACTTTCCCATCTACACTACTATGTACTTCATTCTTACCTTTGCTTTTGGAAGTTACATTGCTTTCTTTTCCCTCATAAACTTGCTAACGATATTGGCGAAGTAATCCCCACTTCAGATTTCCCATTGAATAAATAACCAATTTAGTTTGTTCAAAAATTATAGGTCAAGATCCATAAATAGGAGCAAGGCATCACACCAGCTCTTAGAAGAAAAGGATATGAAGACAATGAACTGTAATTTATCACAATCTCtctaaaacatgcctacctattacCAGTCCGTTGCTTGTTTTTGTATTAGGAAGTATGACCCAGTCATATATATTTACATTTGTTTAGTTATGGTTTGTATGCATGAAAATACCTTTTTAATCGAGCTTCAAAATTCTTATGTGCAGTGAAATTGTATCTAGCACTTTGTaaagaacaaatgaaacacatttcAAATAACTCTTCAGTCTAAATTGACACGTTGTGCCATTAGACATCATAATCATAAATGGTTGCTAAAGAGTTTGAATTGGTAAAGTAGTTGCATCTGCTGTTTCAAATCTGGACTGTTCCTCCATGGTAAAACATAATTTAATTTTTAAAACACTTTGTGTTTGAAATGGACATTGTGGTGTTTGGTGTAATGGGCCATATGTGTAACCATGCATGCAGAGAAATCCGGAATAATAGGACAAGAGAAATCTCACCAGTTGAGTATGCGTCTCTCGCCCAAATGAGGAGCTGAGGAAGAAACGGGGATAAATAAGCATGATGGATGCTGGCGCGACTCCGAACGGGCCACACAAAGAATTGTTTCTGGACCGAGCTAGGTAGCATATATACCTTTCAAATACCTATGCTTTCATATACAAACATGTTTGTTTTTCAAACTCAGATTTCGCATGGTGATAACCATATTTTTAACTAAAAAAATGCTTCCTTATAGTTGGTCTATGGATGTTATAGAAATATGATTTTTTAACTCAGATTTATCAGCATGATAAACATATTTTCAATATAGCATGACTGTAACACATGGTCTTTATATTACCAATATCGAATATGTTCTTCCAAAATGAAACTATTTTTATCGATAACATGGCTTTAGTGGGTCTCTgcaccatttggcgcaacgggtcaattAGTAAatcaaaaagatcatatgctaatcttatggtaggtgattgacaccacataaggaaaagtataagtagaaaattttattagagattgacaaacatggcattagtcaatgatgcaactcatgaaagaattaataagggaagagatggcattagtcaatgatgcaactcatgaaagaattaataagggaagagaagattcacatataaatatactatcctagaaatcttttgtgattgtgagccccatcaaaatattatatgccaaaattgttgatgttggacaacgaagacaacctaatgatttatgtttgttcatatccacatagaagttatattgtcatagatccttcaacatgtggtgctttctctttatctttgctagcaaaaaattccgcactaagtagagatactacttgtgtatccaaaaaccctcaaacccaaatcttattttcaagagtccactatacctacctagggatcgagcaatatccctcaagtaagttgtcatcggtgcaataaggcaataaaaattgcttctaaaagtgtgatatcatttagtgtaagagaaaattgagtgttgtacgaacttgtgatggtgaagaataaaagcgacagactacataataaaggtcgctataacAAGGGgtaatacaacgtgacgttcttttgcactaaggggttgagtatacaaacaaataagcgcatgacaacctctgtttccctctgtgaagggcctatcttttacttttatgtatgtacttttatgcaaagagtcaaaagtttttccctctattcctttttattttctcctttggcaagcatcatgtggtgaggaaatatctaggcacatatgtctagttgagTATGGGTAGCattagttattattgttgacatcaccctcgaggtcaatacgttgggaggcgaaactataagcccctatctttctatgtgtccggttgaaacgttttgctcatgggtatgtggttagtgttagcaatcatagaagactatatgatggttgagtatgtggacttgcctaaaggttccgacacgtgacccttcctgaaaagatgatgaattgtagttgcaaagttgactgagaacatagtttgttggtttctaatagagtttttgctttatacttcgatagtgtgatgaattgtcacttattcatgagaagtctatggtaaaagttctatgataagattcttatgtttaagtttgttgttgttataataaagaacatgatgcttctatgtacgtattttgtttttatcgacgccGCTCTCTCtatgcatgtggacatgtttttcgactttggttttcgcttgaggacaagcgaggtctaagcttggggagttgatctgttcattttgcatcatgttttcctactgttatttatgattttttatgcataataatgctttttggagtaattctaatgccttttctctcataatttgcaaggtacacacaaagagggagaattccggtagctggaaatctggacctgaaaaagctacgtcaggctacctattctgcaaaactccaaacaagctgaaactccacagagatttt
Above is a window of Triticum dicoccoides isolate Atlit2015 ecotype Zavitan chromosome 5B, WEW_v2.0, whole genome shotgun sequence DNA encoding:
- the LOC119308474 gene encoding uncharacterized protein LOC119308474 isoform X2; translated protein: MRCHLCLHPPPGKELEVNRQCGKARGSMSSSLLQWMSRASGVQGEQHVPVGGGSSDAGQWRTRSDIEDHIPQGSQNILDNMVVQCCFEVYIGTMLKKDMTGSEDGQSSRHIPVCYQTLEKAKQLYSVFWRTFL
- the LOC119308474 gene encoding uncharacterized protein LOC119308474 isoform X1 codes for the protein MRCHLCLHPPPGKELEVNRQCGKARGSMSSSLLQWMSRASGVQGEQHVPVGGGSSDAGQWRTRSDIEDHIPQGSQNILDNMVVQCCFEVYIGTMLKKDMTGSEDGQSSRHIPVSSIHITICLKRRALLIYIMWFAIKLSKRQNNFTLFFGEPSYRVTRQKQICDQGYIRQIFTQNMENIFLQVLLL